In Sodalis ligni, a single genomic region encodes these proteins:
- a CDS encoding ABC transporter ATP-binding protein, whose translation MLEIQDLVVRYKTGNLLSRLMPGAVGHVDVLAGVSLHVPPGKTVGLIGESGSGKTTLGRAVIGLTPVTKGSIQVNGREPLDASDLSWRTIRRETGLIFQDPMAALDPRMTVEYLVTEPFAVNGREYKRRGAAAALLELVGLPSLFLDRYPHQLSGGQARRVAVARALALRPKLIIADEPTAGLDLSVQGELLNLLTSLQRELGMSYLIITHNLAITRHVTDRIAIMYLGRIVETGPTEAIFRAPAHPYTRALLNAKSKHNPPGAGVLQGDVPTLSRRPAGCEFHTRCPLATERCRSEAPAPRQLTAEHQVTCHTPLIPDQPQMARPSRII comes from the coding sequence AAATTCAGGATTTAGTGGTTCGCTACAAGACCGGCAATCTGTTGAGCCGTCTGATGCCCGGCGCCGTCGGGCATGTGGATGTGCTGGCCGGCGTCAGTCTGCATGTGCCGCCGGGCAAGACCGTCGGTCTTATCGGCGAGAGCGGCAGCGGCAAAACCACCCTGGGGCGAGCCGTGATTGGCCTGACCCCGGTAACCAAGGGCAGTATCCAGGTTAACGGCCGGGAACCGCTGGATGCCAGTGATTTATCATGGCGGACTATCCGCCGGGAAACCGGGCTGATATTCCAGGACCCGATGGCCGCCCTCGATCCGCGCATGACGGTGGAGTATCTGGTCACCGAACCTTTTGCGGTTAACGGCCGCGAATATAAACGCCGCGGCGCGGCGGCGGCACTGCTCGAACTGGTGGGCCTGCCATCGCTGTTTCTGGACCGCTATCCCCATCAACTTTCGGGCGGCCAGGCGCGGCGGGTGGCGGTAGCCAGGGCTCTTGCCCTGCGGCCCAAGCTTATCATCGCCGATGAGCCCACGGCGGGCCTGGATCTCTCGGTTCAGGGCGAGTTGCTTAACCTGCTGACCTCGCTACAGCGGGAGCTGGGCATGAGTTATCTGATTATTACCCATAATCTGGCCATTACCCGCCATGTCACGGACCGGATTGCCATTATGTATCTGGGACGAATTGTGGAAACCGGGCCTACCGAGGCTATTTTCCGCGCGCCGGCGCATCCCTATACCCGGGCGCTGCTCAACGCTAAAAGCAAGCATAACCCTCCGGGCGCCGGCGTGTTGCAGGGGGATGTGCCCACCTTATCCCGCCGGCCCGCCGGCTGCGAGTTTCACACCCGTTGTCCCCTGGCGACGGAACGTTGCCGAAGCGAAGCGCCGGCGCCGCGGCAGCTTACCGCGGAGCATCAGGTGACTTGTCATACCCCGTTAATCCCAGACCAACCCCAAATGGCCCGGCCAAGCCGCATCATTTAA